GGTGTGATGCCCCGCGCAGCGAGGTGTGGGGCGCGATACACAGCGATTCGGGGCGCGATGCCCCGCGCAGCGAGGTGTGGGGCGCGATACACAGCGATTCAGGGCGCGATGCCCCGCGCAGCGAGGTGTGGGGCGCGATACACAGCGATTCGGGGCGCGATGCCCCGCGCAGCGAGGTGTGGGGCGCGATACACAGCGATTCGGGGCGCGATGCCCCGCGCAGCGAGGTGTGGGGCGCGATACACAGCGATCCGGGGCGCGATGCCCCGCGCAGCGAGGTGTGGGGCGCGATACACAGCGATTCGGGGTGTGATGCCCCGCGCAGCGAGGTGTGGGGCGCGATACACAGCGATTCGGGGTGTGATGCCCCGCGCAGCGAGGTGTGGGGCGCGATACACAGCGATTCGGGGCGCGATGCCCCGCGCAGCGAGGTGTGGGGCGCGATGCCCCGCGCAGCGAGGTGTGGGGCGCGATGCCCCGCGCAGCGAGGTGTGGGGCGCGATGCCCTGCCCCCGGCTGAGCGACCCGGGCTGTGCCAGCCGGGGTGACCCACCCGCGGCAGGCGGGGCGTGGGCCGTGCCGCCGCGGCCACGCGTGCTCGGCCGGagccgggggggcggcggggagcggcggcatGGCGGGGGCTCGCTGCCTCTGGctgccctggctctgcctgCGGCTGCTGCCGGGCGCAGCCTTCAACCTGGACGCCACCAGCACCCTGCTGAAGGACGGCGACAAGGGCAGCCTCTTCGGCTTCGCCGTGGCTCTGcaccggcagctcagccccgaGCCCGCCGGCTGGTGAGTGCGGGGCTGCGGAGGGTGCGGGAGCCGCGGGGCCCCGCCGGACGGCCGCGTCGGTCCCGCGGATGCTGCCCCGGTGGGGTGTCCCTCGCTCCGTGCCCCCTCCTCGGGCCTGTGTCCCCCACCCCGACCCCCATCTCGTCCCTCCGCTCAGTCGGGGATCGGCAGCCCGGGGGTCCCCCCGcctcctgggggtccccccGCCTCCTGGGGGTTCCCCCGCCGCgcggggctccccccgccgcccgtcCCCCGGGGATGCTGGCGGGGGCGGCCCCTGCCCCCCACGGCTTCGGGGTGCCGAGAGTCCAACCGGGCGGGAGACCCGAGGGGACGGGGATGGGCGCCGGGACCCGCCGCCTGCGCTGCCCTTCTGAATTACTCAGCAGGagccgggggggggtgggggtgtcggggggtttggggggacgATCGGTGCCCCGAGAGCAATCTTGGGGTGCTCGAGTGGATggacccccccccggggcccccccccgggccgtgcccgccgcctcccccgcgCCCGCTCGCCGCTGAGCTGGCAAACGCCCACCCGCCGCATGCCAGGGCAGCCACCGGCCGCagccgcagcccccggccctgcGTCCTCCGTGGACCCCAGACCCTGTGGCCCCCCACATGGCACTTGTGGCccccggggggggctcgggCTGCTGGCGGGGGTCTCAGCGACGGGGACCCCTGGAGCGGGCGGGTGTCGGGGCGCTgccgcccgccgctgcccgcccccgTCCCCCCGGGCAGCCGCCGAAGGCACCCGGCCGCGGCAGCCGCCCTCTCCGCGTTCCTGGCGTCGGGAGGGGCGCTTTGGCTCCCCGGTGCCCCGGCTCCGGGGCAGGTGTTTGCAGAgccgccggcaccgcaccgGTGTCCCCCTGCCCGTCGCCTCCGGCCCCCGGCAGGGCTCGGGGACCGGTTTGGCCCCCCGGGCTCCTTACGACGGTGgcctggccctggcaccccgggcAGTGCCCGGCGCCCTGGCACAGGGTGCACTCCTGTGCCTCCCTCCGGCTCCCTCCTTTTTTGGGCATGTTGCTGCAGGGATATTTTGGGTGAATTCCAGTTTATTTTTACCGGCTCTGCCTCGCCGTCACCCCCCGGGGGCTCCCTCGCGTCCCGAGGCCACCGTCCCCCCCGGGGAGAGGGGCTAGGGGTGCCCACAGATGCCCCACTGCCACTGAGGGCGGCGCAGGGTGGGGGTCTGGATatgggggtcagggtgcccccAACCCTGCTGCACCaagggggagggggcagggagcaggcaggagcggGGGGTCCGGGTGTGTGTCACCTcccgcgccccctcccctgcccacacGTGCTCCGAGCTGCGGCTGAGGCCTGGGAACGGCGGCGCCGGGGGTGCAGCTGCTCGGCCGGGCGGGCTGGCACCGCGCTGGACGGGCACCGagccggcgcggccccggcgcGAAATCGGTGCGGGGGCGCGGGGACAGCTgcgcgggggtggcggggaCGGGGGCGCTCCgggtgggtgccggggggggggggatggcgGGACCGGGTGCGCAAATGCAGCCGCACACGTGTGCAAACCCAGCGTTGCACGTGCACGGCGGGGGGTcgcggggggctgccccccacGCCCTGACGGGGGGCTCCCCCCCgctgcaggctgctggtgggggCTCCCCAGGCGCCGGCGCTGCCCAGCCAAGGCGCCAACCGGACCGGGGGGCTCTTCGCCTGCCCGCTGACCCCCGAGCTCTCCGACTGCTGGCGGGTGCCCATCGACGAGGGAGGTGAGGTGCGCTCctggggcccccccccccccgcccccccagctccccaccctgggggtcctggcggggctgacgctgcccatccccaccAGCGGACCTGCAGCGGGAGAGCAAGGAGAACCAGTGGCTGGGGGTGAGCGTGAAGAGCCAAGGTGCCGGCGGCAAGATTGTGGTGAGCACCCgggaaggtgggggggggggtagggTGGCGAGGGCTGCGAGGGGGTCCCCCGGCACCGCCTgacgccccccaccccctcccacccccccagacCTGCGCCCACTTGTACGAGGCGCGACACCGGGTGCGGCAGCCCCTGGAGACGCGGGACGTGATCGGGCGCTGCTTCGTGCTGAGCCAGGACCTGCGGGTGCGGGACGAGCTGGACGGCGGCGAGTGGAAGTTCTGCGAGGGGCGGCCGCAGGGCCACGACCGCTTCGGCTCCTGCCAGCAGGGCCTGGCCGCCGCCTTCAGCCCCGACCACCATTACATCCTCTTCGGGGCCCCCGGCACCTACAACTGGAAAGGTGAGGGTGGGGGCGGCcggcttcccccccccccccccgccccggggccgagCGAGGGTGCGGGAGCGGGGGGCTGCGCGCGTGCCTGTGCGCGGGTTTGCGTGTGCACGCGTGTGGGTGCGTGTTCCTGCCTGGGCGGGCGTGCGCATGCCTGCACGATGGGTGTGCAAGCTGTGGGTGTGAGCACAGGCGTGTGAGCACGTGTGTGAGCGTGCTGTGGGTGTGAGCACGTGCGTGAGCGTGCTGTGGGTCTCATCACACGTGTGTGAGCGTGCTGTGGGTCTGATCACACCTGTGTGAGCACCTGTGTGAGCGTGCTGTGGGTCTGATCACACGTGTGTGAGCATGCTGCAGGTGTGAGCACGTGTGTGAGCGTGCTGTGAGTGTGAGCGCGTGTGAGTGCTGTGGGTCTCATCACATGTGTGTGAGTGTGCTGTGGGTGTGAGCACGTGCGTGAGTGTGCTGTGGGTGTGGGCACATGTGTGAGCGTGCTGTGGGTCTCATCACACGTGTGTGAGCATGTTGTGTGTGAGCACACGGGTTCCTCCACGTGgtatgagtgtgtgtgtgcacgcataTGGGGGTGTGCATGCAAGCATGTGTGTGCACGCGTGCGTACATGTGGGTGCATGTGGGTGTGAGCACAGGGGTGTGTTCATGCCGTGGGTGTGAGCACACAGGTGTGTGCGTGCTGTatgcgtgtgcatgtgtgcatgcatgtgggTGTGTACATACACGTAAGCGTGTGCGTATGCAGGCATGTTCACATACGTGTGCTGTGTGTACGTGAACACATGGGGGTATGTGCGCTGTGAGCGTGTACATGCGTGGGGGGTGCTCGTGTctgtgcacacgcgtgtgcgctGGTGCGACCGTGTGTTGGGATGCCCAGGCCCAGGGTGGGTCCGCCTGGCCAGCACGGTGCCCTACGGCAGCTCCGGCGCCCCTTgtccccaggcagcaggagggtccccaggggggtTGCCGGGGGGTCCCCTCGCCCCTCACCCCTCCTCGGTTCGGCAGGGAACCTGCGCGTGGAGCTGCTTAACCAGagctccctcgacctgctgcgCTACGACGACGGGCCCTACGAAGCCGGGGGCGAGAAGGACCAGGACCCCTCGCTCATCCCCGTGCCCGCCAACAGCTACTTCGGTACGGGCACGGCGGAGCCCGGGCGCggcggcacggcacggcacagGGGAcccccccaccggccccgccgcccggctccagcctgccctggccACGGTGCCCACCCTGACgcccctctctctttctctcccgCCCGGCCGTGGCGCAGGGCTGCTCTTTGTGACAAACATTGATAGCTCAGACCCCGACCAGCTGGTCTACAAAACCCCCGAGCCCAGCGAGAAGGTGCCCGGCGCGGCCGGCGACGTGGCCCAGAATAGCTACTTGGGTTCGTAAGCGCCGGCGGTGCCGGCGTCCCCGTGTGCCGGCGTCCCCGTGTGCCACCTTCCCCGGAGCCGTGTCCTGTGgtgtgtgtcccccctccccacccgtGTCtctggaggggagaggaaaggagagctCCCGCGGCCTCGGCCGGGCCCAGCGAGCACGTGTCCACACGCGTGTGCACACGTGTCCCCATGCACGCACGCACGCGCTGAGCACGCCGCCCTCGGCACCTCCCTGTACGCGCAGCGTCGCCCCCCCCTCCTCGTGCACGCACCGAGAGCACACCCCCCCTTTGCACCCCCTCTGCATGCGTGGCCCCCCTCCTCGTGCACACCCCCTTGCACACCCAGCCGTGCACACGTGTGGCTGCACACCTCCGCCCGCTCCCACCCGTCTTGGGTCCATCCCGTGCAGGCACGTGCCTGTGGCCGTCGCTCCCCACCCCGGGGGGGGTCCCAACCCCCCCCAGCCAGGGCTCCCCACGGGCAGCGCTCccttgtccccatccctgtctgcGTCCTGTGTCCTGTCGCTGTGGCGGGGGCACcgccaggctggggggggggtgtgcagAGCCCGGGCAGGGGGCACACAGAGCCTGGTGtggccccccccagcaccccactgtCCCCGTGCTCTTCCCTCTGGAGGTGGGGGTGCATGGGGGGTGCACGGTTCCCGCGGGGGGAGGCAGCggctgcagcctgctggggcctgcctgggggctgctggggggggggctcagggggctgcgtggctgctgggggggctggggaggggccAAGCACTGCAACCGCTGCACGTGGGGAAGGGGCTCCCAGCCCCCTGTCGTGGAGggggccctgctgctctctccaGGTGTGGGGGGGTTCCGGTCCCCATCTGGCTCTGCTCCGGGTCTTGCTGCTCGGGCCCCAAAATCTTGCCTTCTCTCCCCGAAGTCTTCCCTTCTGGCGACGCGGGGAGGGGCTGGTCCTTGCTCACCCCGGCAGCCTCTGCTCCCCCTTGGCTTCCCCTGGCCCAGAGCTGGCGAGGGGTCCCCGCAGTCCTGCCCCCCGCCTGCGGCCGCTGCGCCCGGGGCGCGCAGAGCCCCGCCATTCCCGCACCAAAGCACGAGGCTCCACGAGGGGAGACCTGGCCAcgcagggctgagcagagagagagagacggATGGACAGACGGACGGGCAGAtggcgggtggggggggctggggggggggctgggggctgggcaGACACCGataccttccccccccccccctcgcctCCGCAGGCTTCTCGGTGGACTCTGGCGCAGGGCTGACGCGGAGGCGGGAGCTGAGCTTCGTCACCGGAGCCCCCCGCGCCAACCACACCGGGGCCGTGGTCATCCTGCGCCGCGACAGCGCCAACCGCCTGGTGCCCGAGGCCGTGCTGCCGGGCCAGCAGCTCACCTCCGCCTTCGGCTACGCTGTCGCCGTGCTCGACCTCAACAGCGATGGGTGAgtttggggggacccccccggccGTGGCAGATTGGCACCCCCAGTCCTAGTGCCGGGGCATCGCCCGGGTTCGGCACCCGCGGCCGGGGGGATGATGGAGCCGTCGTCCCTGCAGCTGGATGGACCTGGTGGTGGGGGCCCCCCACTTTTTTGAGCGCAAGGAGGAGATTGGGGGGGCCGCCTATGTCTACATCAACCCGGCGGGGCGCTGGGACTCCGCCACCCCCCTCCGCCTCAACGGCACCCGCGGCTCCATGTTCGGCATCGCCCTCAGCACCGCCGGGGACCTCAACCAGGACGGCTTTGAGGGTGAGGGGTTTTGGGAGGGCTCGGGGAGAGGGGCTCTGGGGTCCTCATGGGCTGGGATGTGTCCCAGCCTGCATCCTGCTGCGGGGGCGGGATGGTGGCTCCCACAGAGGGTCCTGGGAGGGGTCTTGGGCCCCCCCCACTACCTGCCcttgctccccctccccagacctTGCTGTGGGAGCCCCCTTCGACGGCGCTGGCAAAGTCTACATCTACCACGGCAGCAACCTGGGCATTGTGGCAAAGCCGGCACAGGTgagggggtgcggggctgggggggtgcatTGCCCAtcgccccccccaccctgccggTTCCGGGTGTCACAGGCGTCTTGTCCCCAGGTCCTGGATGGGGAGGGCGTGGGGGTGACGGCCTTCGGCTACTCCCTCTCAGGGGGGCTGGATGTGGATGGGAACCTCTACCCCGACCTGCTCGTCGGCTCCCTCTCCGACTCCGTCGTGCTGTACAGGTGAGTGCCGTGGCCCCCAACtggggctgcccccacccctgggcACCCCCCACACCTGGGCTGCCCCCGTCCCCGAGCACCCCCACATCCCCGGGCACCCCCCGCCCCTGGGCACCCCCCACACCTGGGCTGCCCCCGTCCCCAGGCACCCCCCGTCCCTGGGCATCCCCATCGCAGGGCTCCCCTCAAACCCTCCCAGGGCATCCCCTGAACCAGGGTGTCCCTGGGCATAGTGGGGGGGTCCCATGCCAGGTCTGCACAAGGCTCGGTGTGCCctcggggggggtccccagcctGGTACCCCCTGTTTCTCCCCCATCAGGGCCCGGCCGGTCGTCCACGTCTCCAGGAACgtctccctgctcccccccaaCATCGACCTGGAGCAGAGCAACTGCCAGCACCAGGAGGGTGTCTGGTGGGTGCcacctgcctccccctccccatctcccctccCCGGGCACAAAGCCGGGGCACAGCGGGGGTGGGTGCCCCCGTCTCACCCCATGTCCCCGCAGCGTGGATGTCCGAGCCTGCTTCAGCTACACGGCCAGTCCCGCCAGCTACAGCCCCCGCCTCGGTGAGCGTggcggggacgggcagcggggTGGGGGACCTCGGGGCGAGTGGGACCGGGGAGGGACCCCGGCATCACACCCATCCCTCTCCCCCCAGTGCTGGAGTATGTGTTCGATGCCGACACGGACCGCCGGCGGCTGGGCCAGGCCCCCCGCGTCACCTTCCTCGGCCGCCGTCCATCGGACCCCGAGCACCAGTTCTCCAACACGGTGGAGCTGCCCCGGCAGCACGCCCGTGCCTGCGTCAAAGCCACCTTCCAGCTCCAGGTGGgtccccatcctcatcctcatcccgTCCTcatcccatcctcatcctcatcccgTCCTcatcccatcctcatcctcatccccgtcccccccctcgcccgcaGGACAGCATCCGTGACAAGCTGCGCCCCATCGCCGTCACCCTCGCCTACGGCATCCAGGGAGCCGGGGCCCCACGGCACAGCCGGGGGGCTGCGCGGCACAGCCGGGGGGCCGCCCTGCCGCCCCTGTCGCCCGtgctcagcccccagcagcccagcagccaccGCACCGAGGTGGGGACCCGGCCGcgttcccctcccctccccaggggtCCGGGGTGCCCCGTCCCATGCGGGGGCTGCCTGGAGTGTCCCCGTTGTCCCCGCCGTGTCCCCCCAGGTGCATTTCCTGAAGCAGGGCTGCGGGGACGACAAGATCTGCCAGAGCAACCTCCAGCTTCGTTTCCAGTTCTGCGCCCGCCTGGGGGATGCCGatttcctccccctgccccggtGAGGGGGGccggggtgctgcccccccgtgtccccaccccGCGGGGTGTTGGGGACGCCCCAGGGGTGCTCACGGCGGCTCTGCTCCCAGGGGGGCAGATGGCACCGCCATCTTCGCCATGAGCGACCAGAAGGACGTGGCCCTGGAGATCCACGTCACCAACCTGCCCTCGGACCCGGCGGAGCCGCAGCGGGACGGGGACGATGCCCACGAGGCCATGCTCACTGCCACCTTCCCCCCGGAGCTGCCCTACGCCGCCCTGCGCCCCTACGACGGCCGGGTGCCCTCGGTGCGGCGGGGGCCTGGCGGGGGGCAAGGGTGGGGTGCTCTGGAGGTGGTACcgagggtgctgggggcagagTGATGGGGTAGTCCTGTGGGTGCTGAGGGATGGGGAAAGTcctggggatgctggagggctgggggcagtcctgggggcgctggggctgCGGGATGGGGTCAGACCTGGGGCTGCTGAGGGTTGGggggtgccagcagcaggggCTCAGCTCTCTGCCCCCCAGGACAAGCCGGTGGTGTGCCTCGCCAACCAGAACGGCTCGCAGGTGGAGTGCGAGCTGGGGAACCCCATGAAACGCGGAGCCCAGGTGGGCACAGCTCCCcgttccccccagcccccagccctcggccccggccccagccctcacccctctgcccccaggtGCGgttcttcctcatcctcagcaCCCTGGGCATCACCATCCAGACCACGGACCTGGCGGTGGAGCTGGCCCTGTCCACGTGAGCCCCGGCGGGGTCGGGGGCCTTCGCGGCGGAGCCCCACGCTTGGCTCTGCGCGTGGGTGCATTTGCAGGGGGCGTTCGGGGTGATGCTCCCCTCTGACCCCCCCACCTGCCTCTCCCCAGGATCAGTGAGCAGCCGGGGCTGGAGCCGGTGGTGGCTCGCGCCCGCGTGGTCATCGAGCTGCCGCTCTCCGTGACGGGGTGAGTGAGGGCAAGGTGGGGGGTCCGGGAtgccccccccagggctgctctgacCCCCAGGTGTCCCCGCAGCGTGGCCGTGCCGCCCCGGCTCTTCTTCGGCGGGGTGGTGCGGGGGGAGAGCGCCATGCGGAGGGAGAGCCAGGTGGGCAGCGCCGTGCGCTTCGAGGTCACGGTGAGTCGCCCCGATGCCTCGTTCCCGCGGTGGGGGGACGGGGGTGTGCGTGGGATGCCGGGGGTCTCAGCCCCGCTGCTCCTCTTCCCCTGCCATGCTCCTGGGTGGGgttggctgtggggcagggggtccATGCTGCCCCGCTCACGCCGCTGTCTCGCCCCATCGGCAGGTCTCCAACCGGGGCCAGTCGCTGAAGACGCTGGGCTCGGCCTTCCTCACCCTCCTCTGGCCCCACGAGATCAGCAACGGGAAATGGCTGCTCTACCCCCTGCACCTGGAGCTGGCGGCTGCCCCGGGGCAGCGGGCGGCCTGCAGCCCCTCCGCCAACCCGCTGCGCCTGGCCCTGGTACCGCCGCGGGAGGGGGTGCGTCGGTGCCCGGGGGGGTCCGTGCCGCCCCCCTCCATGCCCGTCCTTCCCCCCTCCAGGAGCCGCCGGGGGAGGCTGACCCCACCGAGCCACCCACCTCGGGGTCCTGGTGGGTGCCGGCGCCCGCCGAGAGGAGGAGGAACGTCACGCTGGTgagcggggctggggagcgCCCGGTTCTGGGGTacccctgcagctggggtgcCCCCGGTCGTGGGGCGGGCAGCCGGGctgaccccccaccccatcccgcAGGACTGCGCCCAGGGCACCGCGCGCTGCCTGGCCTTCCACTGCCCGCTGCACAGCTTCGAGCGCGCCGCCGTGCTGACGGCCCGCGGGCGCCTCTGGAACAGCACCTTCCTGGAGGTaggaggggacggggacggcCCCCCGGGACAGGGATGGCcccctccctgggctggggagggggctcagccCACCCCGTGCCCCCACCGCAGGAGTACCTGGCGGTCACCTCGGTGGAGCTGATCGTGCGCGCCAGCGTCTCGGTGACGTCCTCCATCAAGAACCTGGTGCTGAAGGACGCCTCCACACAGGTCTGGCtccgccgcccccagcccccaacagtcccccggccccgctgccccctgaccgccctcccctcccccagatCCCCATCTCCATCTACCTGGACCCCGGCGCGGCGGTGGCCGGCGGCGTGCCCTGGTGGGTCATCCTGCTGGCCGTGCTGGCCGGCATCCTCGTGCTGGCCCTGCTTGTCTTCATCCTCTGGAAGGTGAGGGACGGGGACGGGGGCCCCGCGGCAAGATGTGTCCCCCTCCCTATGGCACAGGGTCCCCTGGACATGCCGTGTCATCCCAGCCGTGCCACAgcatgccatgccgtgccagCTCAGCCGTGCCACACTATGCCACGCCATGCTATGCCACCTGTGCCGTGCCGTGCTCTGCCATGCCGTGCCATCTCAGCTGTGCCACACTGTGCCACgccatgctgtgccatgccatgccacccgtgccgtgccgtgccgtgccaccCAGCCTGGCCTTGCCCGGCCTCACCCTCTCGCTTCCTCCCCAGTGCGGCTTCTTCAAGCGGAGCAGCCGAAAGTCCCGCTACGCCGCTAACTATTACCGGGCCCGCCTGGGCCTGCAGCCCTCCGCGGCGGAGAAGCAGGCGCCGGAGGGCGAGCGGTAACGCAGGGCTCTGCCGCCCCGGCGCCGGCGGGCAGCGAGCACGGGTGCGCAGGGGCGTGCGAGGGCTGGCGGCCGCCCTGCGCAGGTGTGCGAGGGCTGGCGGTGTGCCGCGGCGGAGGGACGAGGGTTTGCAGCGGCCGTGTGCGGGCGTGCGAGGGTTGGCAGGGTGGACGGACGAGGGGTTTGCAGTGTGGGCGTGCAAGGGTTTGCAGTGCCCAAGCCGGGGTGTGCAAGGGCTTGCAGTGTGCGTGTACGTGGGTTTGCAGTGCTGGCGCGCGGTGGTGCAAAAGTTTGCAGTGCCCGAACCGGGACGCGCGAGGGTTTGCAGTGCTGGCATGTGTTTGCACAAGTGCTGGTGCAAAGCGCACGCCCCTGCGCTTTTGGGGTGAGAACCAAGGCATGGGCAAGCGCCGGCACGAGCGCCCGTGCCGTGGAGTCACGGAGCCCTTCCCAAAGCCGGGGCGTCCCCGCGGGGCCCTGACTCGCGCCGGTCCCCCGCAGCTGGGCTTCTTCCGCCGGGCGCGCTACGCGCCGCCGGCCGTGCCGCAGTACCACGCCGTGAAGATCCCGCGGGAGGAGCGGCAGCAGTTCCGCGAGGAGAAGACGGGCACGATCCAGAGGAAGGAGTGGGCCGCCAACCTGAGCGAGGCCAGCAACAGCCACGTCGCCCCCAGCTCGGCGTAGCCCCCGGGGACGGCGCGGGGATGGCGGATGCAggaccctcctccccagccgtgccctggggaaGGACCCTCTGGCACCGCGTGTGGGGAGGCACACGTGTGTGCCGGCACACGCCTGCCTTAGCGGGGTGCGCGCGGGACTGCTCGTGCCGAGACGGACCCATCGGCCCCCCGGGGAGGGCTCGGCCCCACAGCGATGTTCAACCCAATAAAAGGAACAGCCCCTCCACAGAGACTCTGTCCCTTCCTCGCAGCCTGGGGCATGTCGGCCATGATGGGTGTGGCCGGGGAGCCGCCATGATGGGTGTGGCCGCGGAGCCGCCATGATGGGTGTGGCCTTTTCGATGGCCAGCGGGTGTCTGCGCTGCCGGGACCGGGACGAGCCCTGTCTGCCGGGGTAACGGGGCGCGCTCCCGTCCCCGCCCGGCGGGTTGGGCCCGGCAGCCCCGACCCACCGGCAACGGCGCCCCAGGAAGGAGTGGGCGCGGCCCTACCCTTAGTCAAGATGGCGGCGCCCTGAGCCAAGATGGCGCCGCGCTGCAGAGGCAGTGCGAAGCTTTTAAAATGGCGCCGCCCTCCGCGACTTCAGCGCGCTTGAGGTTAACGTCAGGTCGTCTTCCGGTGCATAACCGGAAGTGGCGCCGTCCATGGAGGCGTCCGGGCCGACACCGTCGCGGAGCGGCCGGAGCCTCCGCTCCCGGGGATGGTgaggccgcggcggcggcaccggagccggcaccggctgccctgggggggctgACCTGAGCCCTCCCCGAGCCGGGGGGGTTTGTCCGGGGGACCCCAgacccggcccggccccctCGTGTAATCCCCGGTGTCCCTCCGTGTCGCTCGGTGCCCCCAGCCTTTCCCCGTGTCCCTCGCTGCCTCCCGCgtccccccgtgaccccccacGCCCCCAATTTCACACCCCTTTCGTTCCCCCCGTGTCCTGCTTGTCCCCACCACGTCCCAGGACTCCCCCACAGGGTTGGGGTCCCCCTGGAAAAGCTGCACCCCCGAGTTGATGGGGGAACCCCACCTTCTCTCCCCCGCAGACGTGCCGCTCTCCGGACTGATGGCGTCGGGCGCGACGAGCCGCTCCGAGGACGAGGAGTCGCTGGCGGGGCAGAAGCGGGGCTCGGCCCAAGCCGCGGGCGCCATCCCCAAGCGCCGCAGCTCCTCCCGGTACGCCggggtgggagaggggggcgcggggctgaACCCTGCCCACCCGCTGCCTGCCTGCGGGAGGGCACCAGCACCTAGAGCCATCTCGTTTCTTCCAGCTTCATCAAGAGGAAGAAGTTTGACGATGAGCTGGTAGAGAGCAGCCTCGCCAAATCCTCCAGCCGGGCCAAGGGTGCTGGCGGGGTCGAGCCCGGGCGCTGCTCGGGCAGCGAGCCCTCCTCCAGTGAGAAGAAGAAGGTGAGGGGCTAGCGGGAACATCCAGGGGCTGGTCGCGGGTCTGGGGAGCTCAATGATTCCCCAAACTCCCGTCTCTGCCCACCCAGGTCTCCAAGTCTGTGTCTGCCCCCATTGCGCCCAGCCCAGTCCCGACCCCCGGCCTCGCCAAGCG
The Phalacrocorax carbo chromosome 27, bPhaCar2.1, whole genome shotgun sequence genome window above contains:
- the ITGA7 gene encoding integrin alpha-7 isoform X2, which translates into the protein MDPPPGPPPGPCPPPPPRPLAAELANAHPPHARAATGRSRSPRPCVLRGPQTLWPPTWHLWPPGGARAAGGGLSDGDPWSGRVSGRCRPPLPAPVPPGSRRRHPAAAAALSAFLASGGALWLPGAPAPGQVFAEPPAPHRCPPARRLRPPAGLGDRFGPPGSLRRWPGPGTPGSARRPGTGCTPVPPSGSLLFWACCCRDILGEFQFIFTGSASPSPPGGSLASRGHRPPRGEGLGVPTDAPLPLRAAQGGGLDMGVRVPPTLLHQGGGGREQAGAGGPGVCHLPRPLPCPHVLRAAAEAWERRRRGCSCSAGRAGTALDGHRAGAAPARNRLLVGAPQAPALPSQGANRTGGLFACPLTPELSDCWRVPIDEGADLQRESKENQWLGVSVKSQGAGGKIVTCAHLYEARHRVRQPLETRDVIGRCFVLSQDLRVRDELDGGEWKFCEGRPQGHDRFGSCQQGLAAAFSPDHHYILFGAPGTYNWKGNLRVELLNQSSLDLLRYDDGPYEAGGEKDQDPSLIPVPANSYFGLLFVTNIDSSDPDQLVYKTPEPSEKVPGAAGDVAQNSYLGFSVDSGAGLTRRRELSFVTGAPRANHTGAVVILRRDSANRLVPEAVLPGQQLTSAFGYAVAVLDLNSDGWMDLVVGAPHFFERKEEIGGAAYVYINPAGRWDSATPLRLNGTRGSMFGIALSTAGDLNQDGFEDLAVGAPFDGAGKVYIYHGSNLGIVAKPAQVLDGEGVGVTAFGYSLSGGLDVDGNLYPDLLVGSLSDSVVLYRARPVVHVSRNVSLLPPNIDLEQSNCQHQEGVCVDVRACFSYTASPASYSPRLVLEYVFDADTDRRRLGQAPRVTFLGRRPSDPEHQFSNTVELPRQHARACVKATFQLQDSIRDKLRPIAVTLAYGIQGAGAPRHSRGAARHSRGAALPPLSPVLSPQQPSSHRTEVHFLKQGCGDDKICQSNLQLRFQFCARLGDADFLPLPRGADGTAIFAMSDQKDVALEIHVTNLPSDPAEPQRDGDDAHEAMLTATFPPELPYAALRPYDGRVPSDKPVVCLANQNGSQVECELGNPMKRGAQVRFFLILSTLGITIQTTDLAVELALSTISEQPGLEPVVARARVVIELPLSVTGVAVPPRLFFGGVVRGESAMRRESQVGSAVRFEVTVSNRGQSLKTLGSAFLTLLWPHEISNGKWLLYPLHLELAAAPGQRAACSPSANPLRLALEPPGEADPTEPPTSGSWWVPAPAERRRNVTLDCAQGTARCLAFHCPLHSFERAAVLTARGRLWNSTFLEEYLAVTSVELIVRASVSVTSSIKNLVLKDASTQIPISIYLDPGAAVAGGVPWWVILLAVLAGILVLALLVFILWKCGFFKRSSRKSRYAANYYRARLGLQPSAAEKQAPEGER
- the ITGA7 gene encoding integrin alpha-7 isoform X12 — protein: MAGARCLWLPWLCLRLLPGAAFNLDATSTLLKDGDKGSLFGFAVALHRQLSPEPAGWLLVGAPQAPALPSQGANRTGGLFACPLTPELSDCWRVPIDEGADLQRESKENQWLGVSVKSQGAGGKIVTCAHLYEARHRVRQPLETRDVIGRCFVLSQDLRVRDELDGGEWKFCEGRPQGHDRFGSCQQGLAAAFSPDHHYILFGAPGTYNWKGNLRVELLNQSSLDLLRYDDGPYEAGGEKDQDPSLIPVPANSYFGFSVDSGAGLTRRRELSFVTGAPRANHTGAVVILRRDSANRLVPEAVLPGQQLTSAFGYAVAVLDLNSDGWMDLVVGAPHFFERKEEIGGAAYVYINPAGRWDSATPLRLNGTRGSMFGIALSTAGDLNQDGFEDLAVGAPFDGAGKVYIYHGSNLGIVAKPAQVLDGEGVGVTAFGYSLSGGLDVDGNLYPDLLVGSLSDSVVLYRARPVVHVSRNVSLLPPNIDLEQSNCQHQEGVCVDVRACFSYTASPASYSPRLVLEYVFDADTDRRRLGQAPRVTFLGRRPSDPEHQFSNTVELPRQHARACVKATFQLQDSIRDKLRPIAVTLAYGIQGAGAPRHSRGAARHSRGAALPPLSPVLSPQQPSSHRTEVHFLKQGCGDDKICQSNLQLRFQFCARLGDADFLPLPRGADGTAIFAMSDQKDVALEIHVTNLPSDPAEPQRDGDDAHEAMLTATFPPELPYAALRPYDGRVPSDKPVVCLANQNGSQVECELGNPMKRGAQVRFFLILSTLGITIQTTDLAVELALSTISEQPGLEPVVARARVVIELPLSVTGVAVPPRLFFGGVVRGESAMRRESQVGSAVRFEVTVSNRGQSLKTLGSAFLTLLWPHEISNGKWLLYPLHLELAAAPGQRAACSPSANPLRLALEPPGEADPTEPPTSGSWWVPAPAERRRNVTLDCAQGTARCLAFHCPLHSFERAAVLTARGRLWNSTFLEEYLAVTSVELIVRASVSVTSSIKNLVLKDASTQIPISIYLDPGAAVAGGVPWWVILLAVLAGILVLALLVFILWKCGFFKRSSRKSRYAANYYRARLGLQPSAAEKQAPEGER